A single region of the Pectinophora gossypiella chromosome 2, ilPecGoss1.1, whole genome shotgun sequence genome encodes:
- the LOC126372849 gene encoding uncharacterized protein LOC126372849 isoform X1 translates to MRRRCFCAHAASEGSHPDSLYRVPTGAGAGDGRMARIMRALRWPAALLIVCGALAVFVYFLMPDNLDADQDAVNSTYWENNIVKAGVPLHIQRTETTRKPVVETKKPAPIVVNNSGAPKTQKTPEIDFYDADSEKSFDLISIIDSISEKKPDRKLPIPPVFPVHLTPEVQYGNEKADKDKGRTPKILDNTNKLHEDSTLKPHITQKPEKPLAIYFKDAVTTVLNSETFTKAESSNDYTAYEKSKSDEEPSSADAEEKPKPYPVLDAAVPPEVQEFYGHRPADAGTGVHFTSGHSKYFGIGIEDAEKMRSTTQSSIYNTRVSPTLPTWRDNHESTTKNYPININIDVPQCHSPRLALCRGVLPYDLAGPAPTIGGMEITSMLQELEYLVSTNCSERVRQFACSLLEPECNPPPFPPKTPCYSLCKAVLDSCEAHIAPSILPAFRCKQYENNNCMKARAPCYRREVPCGDGTCVPREWVCDGTNDCPAGDDEKQCNACDSNQFRCSTGQCIMRRWLCDGYLDCPDGDDERVEVCEKEGVAPRTTPGDVEPGEEPAGSAPAPSVRRPNRLPEGKRRTEISTGDNDSKEELLITSDSINSLKRNYTRRPSMARLTPYRPKSRTKTTPPPVDDEEDTDGKKVKPLMREFQSSESIKTTSPKWTPSNDGNKDPLDDDDDDQVKLLEEMEKVVKGPPDLTLPEFRTEKPKVPLSSFYTANPTPQELAKNVLKTGTFDRVIDGSALLKKAIEAQEAEKARLANLTTPEEFPIDRTGATAHSSPCPSGELRCVDGLCITLAQLCDGTIDCSDHADEDNCYT, encoded by the exons ATAACTTGGATGCAGACCAAGACGCAGTGAACAGCACGTACTGGGAGAACAATATTGTCAAAGCCGGCGTACCACTGCACATACAGAGGACAGAGACTACACGCAAGCCTGTAGTAGAGACCAAAAAACCAGCACCCATCGTGGTCAACAATTCTG GTGCaccaaaaacacaaaaaacaccAGAAATTGATTTCTACGATGCTGACAGCGAAAAGAGCTTTGATCTAATTTCAATAATTGATTCTATCTCAGAGAAGAAACCTGATAGGAAATTGCCTATCCCTCCTGTGTTCCCGGTTCATTTAACTCCTGAAGTCCAGTACGGAAATGAGAAAGCCGACAAGGATAAAGGTAGAACTCCCAAAATATTGGACAATACAAACAAACTTCATGAAGATTCAACATTGAAGCCGCATATAACTCAGAAACCAGAAAAACCGCTCGCGATCTATTTTAAAGATGCGGTCACAACCGTTTTAAACTCTGagactttcacaaaggccgagTCGAGCAACGATTATACCGCTTATGAAAAATCCAAATCTGATGAGGAGCCGTCCTCTGCTGATGCGGAAGAGAAACCGAAGCCTTATCCAGTGTTGGACGCTGCGGTGCCGCCTGAGGTGCAGGAGTTCTACGGACACCGCCCGGCCGACGCCGGCACCGGCGTCCACTTCACCTCAGGTCATTCTAAATACTTTGGTATCGGTATTGAGGATGCAGAGAAAATGAGGTCAACCACCCAGAGCTCTATTTACAACACTAGAGTTTCTCCAACTCTCCCTACTTGGCGCGACAACCACGAGTCCACCACGAAAAATTACcctataaatataaacattgaTG TGCCTCAATGTCACTCGCCCCGGCTGGCGCTGTGCCGTGGGGTGTTGCCGTACGACCTGGCTGGACCGGCGCCAACCATCGGCGGCATGGAGATCACCTCCATGCTTCAGGAGTTAGAGTATCTGGTCTCCACCAACTGCAGTGAGCGGGTCCGCCAGTTCGCGTGCTCGCTGCTCGAACCTGAATGTAACCCCCCGCCCTTCCCGCCGAAAACGCCTTGCTACAGTCTTTGCAAAG CCGTCCTAGACAGTTGCGAAGCCCACATCGCGCCGTCAATTCTGCCAGCGTTCCGCTGCAAGCAGTATGAGAACAACAACTGTATGAAGGCGCGTGCGCCGTGCTACAGACGCGAGGTGCCCTGCGGCGATGGCACGTGTGTGCCGCGGGAGTGGGTGTGCGATGGAACCAACGACTGCCCCGCCGGCGACGACGAGAAGCAGTGCAACGCTTGTGACAGCAATCAGTTCCG TTGTTCAACCGGTCAATGCATCATGCGGCGATGGTTGTGTGACGGCTACTTGGACTGTCCGGACGGTGACGACGAGCGGGTGGAGGTGTGCGAGAAGGAAGGCGTAGCCCCGCGGACCACGCCCGGAGACGTCGAACCTGGAGAGGAGCCCGCGGGGTCCGCCCCGGCGCCCTCCGTGCGTCGCCCCAACCGCCTGCCCGAGGGTAAACGCAGGACTGAAATCAGTACAG GAGACAACGACAGCAAGGAGGAATTGCTTATAACAAGCGACAGTATCAACTCTTTGAAGAGGAACTACACGCGTCGACCATCAATGGCCCGATTGACGCCTTACCGGCCGAAGTCGAGGACCAAAACCACGCCACCACCAGTAGACGACGAAGAAGACACAGACGGCAAAAAAGTAAAACCTTTAATGCGCGAGTTTCAGTCATCTGAATCCATAAAGACCACATCCCCAAAATGGACTCCATCAAATGACGGTAACAAAGATCCACTAGAcgacgatgatgatgaccaggttaaACTCTTAGAAGAAATGGAGAAGGTTGTTAAAGGACCGCCAGATCTTACGCTACCGGAATTTAGAACTGAAAAACCGAAAGTGCCACTTTCCAGTTTTTATACAGCCAACCCCACGCCGCAAGAACTTGCTAAGAATGTCTTGAAGACTGGTACTTTCGACAGGGTCATTGATGGTAGCGCATTATTAAAG AAAGCGATAGAAGCACAAGAGGCTGAGAAAGCCAGGCTAGCCAACCTGACGACACCGGAGGAGTTCCCGATCGACCGCACGGGTGCGACTGCGCACTCGTCGCCGTGCCCCAGCGGCGAGCTGCGCTGCGTCGACGGATTATGCATCACTCTCGCGCAGCTCTGTGACGGCACCATCGACTGCTCCGACCACGCCGATGAGGACAACTGCTACACGTGA
- the LOC126372849 gene encoding uncharacterized protein LOC126372849 isoform X2, with the protein MEKEKIVFKGSHPDSLYRVPTGAGAGDGRMARIMRALRWPAALLIVCGALAVFVYFLMPDNLDADQDAVNSTYWENNIVKAGVPLHIQRTETTRKPVVETKKPAPIVVNNSGAPKTQKTPEIDFYDADSEKSFDLISIIDSISEKKPDRKLPIPPVFPVHLTPEVQYGNEKADKDKGRTPKILDNTNKLHEDSTLKPHITQKPEKPLAIYFKDAVTTVLNSETFTKAESSNDYTAYEKSKSDEEPSSADAEEKPKPYPVLDAAVPPEVQEFYGHRPADAGTGVHFTSGHSKYFGIGIEDAEKMRSTTQSSIYNTRVSPTLPTWRDNHESTTKNYPININIDVPQCHSPRLALCRGVLPYDLAGPAPTIGGMEITSMLQELEYLVSTNCSERVRQFACSLLEPECNPPPFPPKTPCYSLCKAVLDSCEAHIAPSILPAFRCKQYENNNCMKARAPCYRREVPCGDGTCVPREWVCDGTNDCPAGDDEKQCNACDSNQFRCSTGQCIMRRWLCDGYLDCPDGDDERVEVCEKEGVAPRTTPGDVEPGEEPAGSAPAPSVRRPNRLPEGKRRTEISTGDNDSKEELLITSDSINSLKRNYTRRPSMARLTPYRPKSRTKTTPPPVDDEEDTDGKKVKPLMREFQSSESIKTTSPKWTPSNDGNKDPLDDDDDDQVKLLEEMEKVVKGPPDLTLPEFRTEKPKVPLSSFYTANPTPQELAKNVLKTGTFDRVIDGSALLKKAIEAQEAEKARLANLTTPEEFPIDRTGATAHSSPCPSGELRCVDGLCITLAQLCDGTIDCSDHADEDNCYT; encoded by the exons ATAACTTGGATGCAGACCAAGACGCAGTGAACAGCACGTACTGGGAGAACAATATTGTCAAAGCCGGCGTACCACTGCACATACAGAGGACAGAGACTACACGCAAGCCTGTAGTAGAGACCAAAAAACCAGCACCCATCGTGGTCAACAATTCTG GTGCaccaaaaacacaaaaaacaccAGAAATTGATTTCTACGATGCTGACAGCGAAAAGAGCTTTGATCTAATTTCAATAATTGATTCTATCTCAGAGAAGAAACCTGATAGGAAATTGCCTATCCCTCCTGTGTTCCCGGTTCATTTAACTCCTGAAGTCCAGTACGGAAATGAGAAAGCCGACAAGGATAAAGGTAGAACTCCCAAAATATTGGACAATACAAACAAACTTCATGAAGATTCAACATTGAAGCCGCATATAACTCAGAAACCAGAAAAACCGCTCGCGATCTATTTTAAAGATGCGGTCACAACCGTTTTAAACTCTGagactttcacaaaggccgagTCGAGCAACGATTATACCGCTTATGAAAAATCCAAATCTGATGAGGAGCCGTCCTCTGCTGATGCGGAAGAGAAACCGAAGCCTTATCCAGTGTTGGACGCTGCGGTGCCGCCTGAGGTGCAGGAGTTCTACGGACACCGCCCGGCCGACGCCGGCACCGGCGTCCACTTCACCTCAGGTCATTCTAAATACTTTGGTATCGGTATTGAGGATGCAGAGAAAATGAGGTCAACCACCCAGAGCTCTATTTACAACACTAGAGTTTCTCCAACTCTCCCTACTTGGCGCGACAACCACGAGTCCACCACGAAAAATTACcctataaatataaacattgaTG TGCCTCAATGTCACTCGCCCCGGCTGGCGCTGTGCCGTGGGGTGTTGCCGTACGACCTGGCTGGACCGGCGCCAACCATCGGCGGCATGGAGATCACCTCCATGCTTCAGGAGTTAGAGTATCTGGTCTCCACCAACTGCAGTGAGCGGGTCCGCCAGTTCGCGTGCTCGCTGCTCGAACCTGAATGTAACCCCCCGCCCTTCCCGCCGAAAACGCCTTGCTACAGTCTTTGCAAAG CCGTCCTAGACAGTTGCGAAGCCCACATCGCGCCGTCAATTCTGCCAGCGTTCCGCTGCAAGCAGTATGAGAACAACAACTGTATGAAGGCGCGTGCGCCGTGCTACAGACGCGAGGTGCCCTGCGGCGATGGCACGTGTGTGCCGCGGGAGTGGGTGTGCGATGGAACCAACGACTGCCCCGCCGGCGACGACGAGAAGCAGTGCAACGCTTGTGACAGCAATCAGTTCCG TTGTTCAACCGGTCAATGCATCATGCGGCGATGGTTGTGTGACGGCTACTTGGACTGTCCGGACGGTGACGACGAGCGGGTGGAGGTGTGCGAGAAGGAAGGCGTAGCCCCGCGGACCACGCCCGGAGACGTCGAACCTGGAGAGGAGCCCGCGGGGTCCGCCCCGGCGCCCTCCGTGCGTCGCCCCAACCGCCTGCCCGAGGGTAAACGCAGGACTGAAATCAGTACAG GAGACAACGACAGCAAGGAGGAATTGCTTATAACAAGCGACAGTATCAACTCTTTGAAGAGGAACTACACGCGTCGACCATCAATGGCCCGATTGACGCCTTACCGGCCGAAGTCGAGGACCAAAACCACGCCACCACCAGTAGACGACGAAGAAGACACAGACGGCAAAAAAGTAAAACCTTTAATGCGCGAGTTTCAGTCATCTGAATCCATAAAGACCACATCCCCAAAATGGACTCCATCAAATGACGGTAACAAAGATCCACTAGAcgacgatgatgatgaccaggttaaACTCTTAGAAGAAATGGAGAAGGTTGTTAAAGGACCGCCAGATCTTACGCTACCGGAATTTAGAACTGAAAAACCGAAAGTGCCACTTTCCAGTTTTTATACAGCCAACCCCACGCCGCAAGAACTTGCTAAGAATGTCTTGAAGACTGGTACTTTCGACAGGGTCATTGATGGTAGCGCATTATTAAAG AAAGCGATAGAAGCACAAGAGGCTGAGAAAGCCAGGCTAGCCAACCTGACGACACCGGAGGAGTTCCCGATCGACCGCACGGGTGCGACTGCGCACTCGTCGCCGTGCCCCAGCGGCGAGCTGCGCTGCGTCGACGGATTATGCATCACTCTCGCGCAGCTCTGTGACGGCACCATCGACTGCTCCGACCACGCCGATGAGGACAACTGCTACACGTGA